Genomic DNA from Catellatospora sp. TT07R-123:
CTGCTGGGCGACTGGTGGCTGCGGGCCGCCGGCGGGTACACCGGCCGGGCCAACTCGGCGCTGCCCGTGGGCGACCCGGGCCTGCCGCTGCCGGCGGCGGTCGACGCGGTGGTCGACTTCTACCGTGCGCAGTCGCTGCCGCCGCAGCTCGACGTGCCGCTGCCGCTGGCCTCGGCGGTCGAGCGGGAGCTGCTGCGGCGCGGCTGGCACGCCGAGTGCACGGTGCTGGTGCAGACCTGCCCGCTGGACGAGCTGATCGCGGCGACGCCCGACGGCGAGCGGTTCGCGCTGGCCGATACGCCGTCGGAGCAGTTCCTGACGATGATCGCGGGCACGCTCGGGCCGCTGCCGGACGCGGCGCGGCACGTGCTGACCGCCGTGCCGGGCGTGGTGTTCGCGCAGCAGTTCGACGACTCGGGCGAGTTGCTGGCGCGGGCGCGGGGCTCGGTCACCGGCGCGGGCCGCTGGCTGGGGGTGTTCGGGGTGGAGACGGCCGCGGCCGCCCGCCGCCGGGGCCTGGCCGTCGCGGCGATGGGGGCGCTGGCCCGCTGGGCCGCCGCGCAGGGCGCCACCGACGCGTTCCTTCAGGTCAACTCGCCCAACACCGGCGCGATCGCGCTGTACGAGCGCCTCGGCTTCACCCGCCACCACGTCTACACCCGCTACCGGCTGCGCTGACGCATACGCGAACGCCGGAGGACACCGAGGTGTCCTCCGGCGAACCGTGACCGGTACGGCCTAGACGCGGCGCGGGCGCGCCTTGGCCTGCTGCGCGAACGACTTCAGCTGGCGGGCCCGGTAGTCGGTGGCGAACGCCGTCAGCACCAGCAGGCCGAGCCCGGTGCCGACGATGAACACACCGCCGTAGAACCAGATCTGGCTGAAGAACGCCCCGGCACCCGGACCGAACGGGTTCTCGCCGGCCAGCAGCGGTCCGACCAGAGCGCTGAGCAGGCAGGCGACCCCGCCCGCGGCAGCAAGGTCGGCGACCACCCGGGCCTGCGGCCGGATACGTCCCCAGTAGATCGCCATGCCGAAGAAGACCAGGCCGATCACGCCGAGCGCGATCATGCCGGCGACGCCCTGCTTGGCGTCGTCCTCGATGCCCTTGGCGATCCACCGGGCGACCACGTTGACGACGAACAGCGTCCCCGCGATCACTCCGACCGGCAACCACCGCTCCTTCATGGCATCCTCCTCAAGCGCCTGTCACTGCTGCGGCTTGGCGTCGCACACGTATTGTGGCTCAGCGTCATACCGCCAGGTGAACTTCTCCCGCTTGACCTCTTTACCGTCCTTGCGGAAGATGCGCCAGGCGTCCTGCGTAAACCCTTGACTACCCTGCGTAGCGATGCAGGTGGGACCGGCCGGAAGTGAGATCTTCTTCGGTTCGGTGATGTCGCGCTTCGGGTCGTACTTCGTGGTAATGCTGTCGTAGACCTTGGTCGACCACATGCTGACCGTGATCGAGTCCGCCGTGTACGACGTGTCGATCAGCACCCCGTACGGCGTGTCGTTGGTGAACCGCAGGTCCAGCGACGGGTACATGATGGTCGACTCGATGACCGCCGGGTAGCGGGTGAAGTAGAACGAGTGCGGCTTGTGCTCCACGTCCTTCAGGCCCGCGTAGTACGAGGCGTTGAAGATCGTGGTGGTGAACTGCGACGCGCCGCCGCCCACGCCCGGGACCAGCTTGCCGTCCATGATGATCGGCGCGTCGTGGTAGCCCTCGGCGTAGCCGCGCGGACCGGTGTGGCCGTTGAGCGAGAAGGTCTCGCCCGGCTTCACGATCGCGCCGTCGACCTCCTTGGCGATCTGGACGATGTTCTTGCTGCGCGGGCTCTCCAGCCCACCGGTGAAGTACGTGGTGAACGACGACACCTGCTCGCGGATGCCCAGCTTGGCCAGGTCCTTCGCGGTGGTCGCGGCGGCCACCTCGTCGATCTTCGCGGTGACGCTGCGGTCGCCGGTCTGCTTGAGCACCGGCACCAGGTCCGCGGCGAGCTTGGCCGTGTCGACCAGGGTGCCGCCGGTGCTGGCCAGGACCTGCGCCTTGCCGTTCTTCCCGCTGATCGAGGCGTTCTTGGGCTGCGTCTCGACCTTGTCCAGGGT
This window encodes:
- a CDS encoding GNAT family N-acetyltransferase translates to MLAKHDLGSRVVVRRFAGFRDDRPQFTDVLGELTGLTDTELIVSTSQGVVVVPLAQVHRAKVVPARRGPTAREVAALELAAAEAWPAPVRELLGDWWLRAAGGYTGRANSALPVGDPGLPLPAAVDAVVDFYRAQSLPPQLDVPLPLASAVERELLRRGWHAECTVLVQTCPLDELIAATPDGERFALADTPSEQFLTMIAGTLGPLPDAARHVLTAVPGVVFAQQFDDSGELLARARGSVTGAGRWLGVFGVETAAAARRRGLAVAAMGALARWAAAQGATDAFLQVNSPNTGAIALYERLGFTRHHVYTRYRLR
- a CDS encoding VanW family protein, with product MFSTPAFTRRRWLIAGLTTAVALALVGSFAGYALGSEVPRNVRVLGIEIGQRDRAEAADALRAGLAARADRLAAPLTVHVGDQTATVQPQDVGLGVDVDATVAAAADAAYSPWDALTSTFGTTDVAPVVTVDSARLAAALQPVVAKASGAAMTLPGVVFDGRTPKAVYPKAGLALDSARAADALRDGWLKGEVTVPLADKTPASSAADVDRMIAEVAAPAVAAPVTVGTPQGKLTLSTRVIASSLVIGSDADGRLTVKIDDQKLRDGWKSTLDKVETQPKNASISGKNGKAQVLASTGGTLVDTAKLAADLVPVLKQTGDRSVTAKIDEVAAATTAKDLAKLGIREQVSSFTTYFTGGLESPRSKNIVQIAKEVDGAIVKPGETFSLNGHTGPRGYAEGYHDAPIIMDGKLVPGVGGGASQFTTTIFNASYYAGLKDVEHKPHSFYFTRYPAVIESTIMYPSLDLRFTNDTPYGVLIDTSYTADSITVSMWSTKVYDSITTKYDPKRDITEPKKISLPAGPTCIATQGSQGFTQDAWRIFRKDGKEVKREKFTWRYDAEPQYVCDAKPQQ